A region of Rhizobium sp. CCGE531 DNA encodes the following proteins:
- the nifN gene encoding nitrogenase iron-molybdenum cofactor biosynthesis protein NifN translates to MACILPQTKSAAVNPLKSSQPLGAALAYLGVDGAIPLFHGSQGCTSFALVLFVRHFKEAIPLQTTAMDAVATILGGAGNLEEALLNIKTRAKPKLIGICTTALVETRGENFEGDLVNIKLERAEELAGTEVVLASTPDFDGAIEEGWAKAVTSMIEGITTPGGRPRDLKKIAILPGWHLTVADIELLRETVESFGLKPVILPDVSGSLDGTVPDDRWVPTTYGGTKVEEIRELGTCFQAVAIGEHMRTAAAALQAKTGVPYVLFEQLVGLKAIDRFMTMLAMIAGNPVPATVRRRRAQLQDALLDGHFYFGGKRIAIAAEPDHLFQLATFFKGMGAEIVAAVTTTGTSCILQKVPADAVQVGDLSDLETMARHAGGDLIVTHSHGRQAAERLGVPLMRVGFPIFDRLGSQHKKTILYEGARNFLFEAANIFQSNCRRPSPEALNPLQDMEAKNDGRQTSFTRH, encoded by the coding sequence ATGGCCTGCATTCTCCCGCAGACCAAGTCGGCGGCGGTCAATCCGCTGAAATCGTCGCAGCCCCTCGGTGCCGCTCTAGCCTATCTTGGCGTCGATGGTGCGATACCGCTGTTCCACGGCAGCCAAGGCTGCACCAGCTTCGCGCTGGTGCTCTTCGTGCGCCATTTCAAGGAAGCCATCCCCCTGCAGACAACGGCGATGGACGCAGTCGCGACGATCCTCGGCGGCGCCGGCAATTTGGAAGAGGCGCTCCTCAATATCAAAACACGCGCTAAACCGAAGCTGATCGGGATCTGCACGACGGCGCTGGTGGAAACCCGCGGCGAGAATTTCGAGGGCGATCTTGTCAATATCAAGCTGGAGCGTGCCGAAGAGCTAGCAGGTACCGAGGTCGTGCTAGCGAGCACACCCGATTTCGACGGTGCGATCGAGGAGGGTTGGGCAAAGGCAGTCACCTCCATGATCGAAGGCATTACGACCCCAGGCGGCCGGCCCCGCGATCTGAAGAAGATTGCGATCCTCCCCGGTTGGCACCTGACGGTCGCCGATATTGAGCTTCTGCGCGAAACGGTCGAAAGCTTTGGTCTGAAGCCGGTGATCCTGCCGGACGTCTCGGGCTCGCTCGACGGCACGGTTCCTGACGACCGCTGGGTGCCGACTACCTATGGCGGCACGAAGGTAGAGGAAATCCGCGAACTCGGCACCTGCTTCCAGGCGGTTGCGATTGGCGAGCATATGCGCACGGCCGCCGCGGCCCTGCAGGCGAAGACCGGCGTGCCTTATGTCCTCTTCGAGCAGCTTGTCGGCTTGAAAGCAATCGACCGTTTCATGACGATGCTGGCGATGATCGCCGGCAATCCCGTGCCGGCCACGGTGCGCCGCCGCCGCGCACAATTGCAGGACGCACTCCTCGACGGCCATTTTTATTTCGGCGGAAAGCGCATTGCGATTGCGGCGGAGCCAGATCATCTTTTTCAACTTGCGACGTTCTTCAAAGGGATGGGCGCCGAAATAGTCGCCGCCGTGACGACCACCGGTACCAGCTGCATTCTGCAGAAGGTGCCAGCCGACGCTGTGCAGGTCGGCGACCTTTCCGATCTCGAAACCATGGCGCGTCACGCTGGCGGTGACTTGATCGTGACCCATTCCCACGGCCGTCAGGCGGCCGAGCGGCTTGGCGTTCCGCTGATGAGGGTCGGGTTTCCGATCTTCGATCGGCTGGGCAGCCAGCATAAGAAAACCATTCTCTATGAGGGCGCGCGCAACTTCCTGTTCGAGGCCGCCAACATTTTCCAGTCGAACTGCCGCCGGCCGAGCCCCGAAGCGCTCAATCCCTTGCAAGACATGGAGGCAAAAAATGACGGCCGTCAGACGTCTTTCACTCGTCACTGA
- a CDS encoding CCE_0567 family metalloprotein, whose translation MSDIVEQLQKVRKLQSRAATAKMELHDLAEDLPVNWPKIKTIAEKTFAVFAELNVAKKELAALEDSR comes from the coding sequence ATGTCAGACATTGTGGAGCAGCTTCAGAAGGTCCGCAAACTGCAGTCACGAGCGGCAACTGCGAAGATGGAGTTGCATGACCTTGCCGAGGACCTGCCGGTCAACTGGCCCAAGATCAAGACGATCGCAGAAAAAACGTTCGCGGTATTCGCCGAGTTGAATGTGGCAAAGAAAGAGCTTGCCGCCTTGGAGGATTCACGATGA
- a CDS encoding exopolysaccharide production repressor protein — protein MVTTLEIWLLLQVAYFASVLFLIWRASCASKRSQRALRFDDLEEMRYRPDHCGEKD, from the coding sequence ATGGTCACGACGCTGGAAATTTGGCTCCTTCTTCAGGTGGCCTATTTCGCAAGCGTGCTTTTTTTGATCTGGCGGGCCAGTTGCGCTTCAAAGAGGAGCCAGCGTGCCTTGCGTTTTGATGATCTCGAGGAAATGCGCTACCGGCCAGACCATTGCGGAGAGAAAGACTGA
- the tnpB gene encoding IS66 family insertion sequence element accessory protein TnpB (TnpB, as the term is used for proteins encoded by IS66 family insertion elements, is considered an accessory protein, since TnpC, encoded by a neighboring gene, is a DDE family transposase.) — MITLPSGQNVRVWIATGHTDMRCGFPSLALRVQEVLKLNPLDGNLFVFRGRSGSLIKVIWSDGQGSCLFTKKLDRGRFVWPSAEGGAIAISPAQLSYLLSGIDWRHPQETSRPTKVG; from the coding sequence GTGATCACGCTTCCTTCCGGTCAAAATGTGCGGGTGTGGATTGCAACGGGCCATACGGACATGCGGTGTGGGTTTCCATCCCTTGCGTTGCGGGTGCAGGAGGTGCTGAAACTGAACCCTCTGGACGGCAATCTTTTTGTATTCCGCGGTCGCAGCGGATCGCTGATAAAAGTGATCTGGAGTGACGGCCAGGGGAGCTGCCTTTTTACAAAAAAGTTAGACCGCGGGCGGTTCGTCTGGCCGTCTGCGGAAGGCGGCGCGATAGCGATATCGCCTGCGCAGCTTTCTTATTTGTTGTCCGGAATTGATTGGCGCCATCCGCAGGAAACCTCTCGTCCGACGAAGGTCGGATAG
- the tnpB gene encoding IS66 family insertion sequence element accessory protein TnpB (TnpB, as the term is used for proteins encoded by IS66 family insertion elements, is considered an accessory protein, since TnpC, encoded by a neighboring gene, is a DDE family transposase.) has product MIPISSNVRVWIASGHCDMRKGMQGLALIVQEGLSRNPFQGDVFVFRGRNGRLIKALWHDGVGLSLYAKRLDRGHFIWPATVDGAIALTAGQMSYLLEGIDWRNPQQTWRPTSAG; this is encoded by the coding sequence ATGATCCCGATCAGTTCGAACGTCAGAGTGTGGATTGCCAGCGGTCACTGCGATATGCGCAAGGGTATGCAGGGGTTGGCTCTCATCGTGCAAGAGGGGCTTAGCCGCAATCCGTTCCAGGGCGACGTTTTTGTTTTCCGCGGGAGAAATGGTCGATTGATCAAGGCCCTATGGCATGACGGTGTCGGACTATCGCTTTATGCCAAACGGCTCGACCGAGGCCACTTTATTTGGCCGGCGACAGTGGACGGAGCCATTGCCCTTACAGCCGGGCAGATGTCCTACCTTCTTGAGGGAATAGACTGGCGAAATCCGCAACAGACATGGCGTCCGACGAGCGCCGGATAG
- a CDS encoding LuxR family transcriptional regulator has translation MSALPQPASKALAIKFAGGSESRSRSRPATSSDGNMACHYLPEREHRLFRDGCGSTQVSNQTGRVTDLNSSDLSPPSQALNRGELAVEFGRFLDQTHTIAQSKQLFEHLSAFALNLGCAWIAYGPLTTERKVLQPVRCPSFEILNYPDEWQKRCLEMGYDRKAPIIKESRMRSGPIQWREAYVGPSTTPSERRIFDEAASFGVRSGITIPLRSSAGSFAIMSFAQQIEREFHQRAIAYLQLAAIHFHLRLTNVANSNALEKVPELSLREKECILWVARGKSSWDIGIIMSISENTVNFHIKNVMRKLDAASRTVAAIKAINLGFIEL, from the coding sequence ATGTCAGCTCTTCCACAGCCCGCTTCCAAAGCTTTAGCGATCAAGTTCGCCGGAGGCTCGGAGAGCCGTAGCCGCTCACGGCCAGCGACGTCATCTGACGGCAACATGGCGTGCCATTATTTGCCCGAGAGAGAGCATCGATTGTTTCGGGACGGTTGCGGTTCTACTCAAGTCAGTAATCAGACCGGCCGAGTTACCGATCTGAATTCCTCGGACCTCTCGCCACCTTCTCAAGCTTTAAATCGAGGGGAACTTGCGGTCGAGTTCGGCCGATTTCTTGACCAGACACACACCATCGCTCAGTCTAAACAGTTATTTGAGCACTTATCAGCTTTTGCTCTGAATCTTGGCTGCGCGTGGATAGCCTACGGTCCTCTTACAACCGAGCGCAAGGTTCTACAGCCGGTTCGATGCCCTTCATTTGAGATCCTGAACTATCCTGATGAATGGCAGAAGCGATGTCTCGAAATGGGTTATGATCGGAAAGCTCCTATTATCAAGGAAAGTCGAATGCGATCAGGCCCTATTCAATGGAGGGAGGCATACGTTGGCCCGAGTACAACTCCAAGCGAACGGCGCATCTTCGACGAGGCTGCAAGCTTTGGCGTAAGGTCAGGCATTACTATTCCATTGCGCAGCTCGGCTGGAAGTTTCGCCATCATGAGCTTTGCCCAGCAGATTGAGCGTGAATTCCACCAAAGGGCAATCGCCTACTTACAACTTGCGGCGATACATTTCCACCTGAGACTTACAAATGTGGCGAATTCGAATGCCCTGGAGAAAGTGCCTGAGCTCTCGCTCAGGGAGAAAGAATGTATTCTCTGGGTGGCACGCGGAAAATCGTCATGGGACATAGGAATTATCATGAGTATATCCGAAAACACTGTTAATTTTCACATTAAAAACGTTATGCGAAAGTTGGACGCTGCCAGCAGAACGGTTGCGGCTATTAAGGCAATAAATCTCGGATTTATCGAGCTGTAG
- the ectB gene encoding diaminobutyrate--2-oxoglutarate transaminase, whose translation MSNDSISNSLFAFENHESNVRSYSRSFPVVFTKAAGAILEDENGCAFIDFLSGASALNYGHNDPDILSAAVEYLQSNQVVHALDMATSAKREFMEFFDELILRPRGLTYKYQFVSPTGADAVEAALKLARKVTGRHSIVSFTNGYHGVSLGALAVTGNRYFRNAAGLPPSGAVFMPYDGYWGPDQDTTEYLDKVLADGSSGVDLPAAVILETVQGEGGINPASRNWLQSLERLCRKNDILLIIDDIQAGCGRTGDFFSFEFADISPDIVLLSKSLSGCGLPLSLLLLKPEFDVWQPGEHSGTFRGNNLALVTATAALRKYWTNEKLSREAVETGCILKERLQQVAQSNQNSNICVRGRGMMLGLDCSTGKLAAEIVRKAFEDGLVVERCGAEDQVIKLLPPLITERQTLQRGLDILEKSVHSSV comes from the coding sequence GTGAGTAATGACAGCATTTCCAATTCCCTATTTGCTTTTGAAAACCACGAATCCAACGTGCGATCCTATTCACGATCATTCCCCGTGGTGTTCACGAAAGCGGCAGGAGCCATCCTCGAGGACGAAAATGGTTGTGCGTTCATTGATTTTCTTTCCGGAGCGAGTGCCCTCAACTACGGTCACAACGACCCCGATATCCTAAGTGCTGCCGTGGAATACCTGCAATCAAATCAGGTTGTCCACGCATTAGACATGGCTACGTCGGCGAAACGAGAGTTTATGGAGTTCTTTGACGAGCTGATATTGCGCCCGCGTGGTCTTACATACAAATACCAGTTTGTCAGTCCCACTGGCGCCGACGCCGTCGAGGCAGCTTTAAAACTTGCACGCAAGGTCACTGGACGTCATAGCATCGTTTCATTCACCAACGGTTATCATGGGGTGAGCCTGGGCGCGCTTGCTGTAACTGGTAATCGATACTTCCGAAATGCCGCAGGTCTTCCTCCTTCCGGCGCGGTCTTCATGCCTTACGACGGTTATTGGGGGCCTGATCAGGATACGACGGAATATCTGGACAAAGTGCTTGCGGATGGTAGCAGTGGCGTCGATTTGCCGGCAGCTGTTATTCTCGAAACCGTTCAGGGTGAGGGCGGCATCAATCCTGCGAGCAGAAACTGGCTGCAGTCGCTAGAGCGGCTTTGCAGGAAGAACGACATCCTCCTGATTATTGATGACATTCAGGCGGGCTGCGGACGAACTGGCGATTTTTTCAGCTTTGAGTTTGCGGACATTTCTCCGGACATCGTTCTTTTGTCGAAGTCTCTCAGCGGTTGTGGGCTGCCGCTGTCGCTCTTACTGCTCAAACCTGAATTTGACGTATGGCAACCAGGCGAACACAGTGGAACCTTTAGGGGCAACAATCTCGCACTCGTGACAGCGACCGCTGCTTTGCGAAAATACTGGACAAATGAAAAGCTATCTAGAGAAGCTGTCGAAACAGGATGCATTCTAAAAGAGCGCCTTCAGCAGGTCGCCCAAAGCAACCAAAATTCCAACATTTGCGTGCGTGGAAGGGGCATGATGCTGGGGCTCGACTGCAGTACCGGCAAATTGGCTGCGGAAATCGTACGGAAAGCCTTTGAAGACGGGCTTGTAGTAGAGCGATGTGGCGCTGAAGATCAGGTTATTAAGCTTCTTCCTCCATTGATAACTGAACGGCAGACCTTGCAGCGTGGCCTGGACATTCTGGAGAAATCCGTGCACTCAAGCGTGTAA
- a CDS encoding DUF6429 family protein, whose translation MDIDEDKIDDAVLALLWLTLHDGYRAWKGLDWETTDRLFKKGLIADPVNKSKSLILTDEGLQRSEELFRELFTRPPQ comes from the coding sequence ATGGATATCGACGAAGACAAGATCGACGATGCGGTGCTGGCGCTGTTGTGGCTGACGCTGCATGACGGGTATCGAGCCTGGAAGGGTTTGGACTGGGAGACGACGGATCGTTTGTTCAAGAAGGGGCTGATCGCCGATCCGGTGAACAAGTCGAAGTCGTTGATCTTAACGGATGAAGGCCTGCAACGGTCAGAGGAGCTGTTTCGGGAACTGTTTACGCGGCCGCCGCAATAG
- the fdxB gene encoding ferredoxin III, nif-specific, translating into MTGTFVTRDGSTWVPEYLTAIDGKTCIGCGRCFKVCSRDVMHLYGANEAGEILGICDDEDDDFDGELNRMVMVVDEAGRCIGCGACARVCPKNCQIHIAADKLASCAGA; encoded by the coding sequence ATGACGGGGACCTTCGTTACCCGTGATGGATCCACCTGGGTGCCGGAGTATCTTACCGCTATCGATGGCAAAACCTGCATCGGCTGCGGCCGCTGCTTCAAGGTCTGCTCGCGCGATGTCATGCATCTTTACGGCGCCAATGAAGCGGGTGAAATCCTCGGTATCTGCGATGACGAAGACGACGACTTCGATGGCGAACTCAATCGTATGGTCATGGTCGTGGACGAAGCAGGGCGCTGTATCGGCTGCGGTGCCTGCGCCCGCGTCTGCCCGAAGAACTGTCAAATTCATATCGCGGCTGACAAGCTCGCTTCATGTGCTGGCGCATAA
- a CDS encoding MurR/RpiR family transcriptional regulator, translated as MDFPTTSLIKNSYERFPRQMKVAARWLVDHPTEVALLSMREQARRARVPPATLTRLAKRLGFDGFDKLKEAFADSVRDRPESFGGSGEELLARAEIGGDGVLICDTVNALQGHLSRFAQPPAIAALAAAADLIAEAKQIFCIGRRSSFPIAYLMHHVGSLLGSPTTLIDGMGGASDDALRSVGPEDILLAVTVNPYTRFTVQAAEFAVSRGAKLVALTDSELSPIAKISQAVIRVRTEVPSFIHTMTPALAAVECLMELVAARRGSFALRALADHEEQLMEFDTYVLKSGVGKNSHD; from the coding sequence ATGGATTTTCCCACCACAAGTCTCATAAAGAACAGCTATGAGCGATTTCCCCGGCAAATGAAGGTCGCTGCGCGTTGGTTGGTTGACCATCCGACAGAGGTCGCACTGCTGTCAATGAGGGAGCAGGCACGCCGAGCACGAGTGCCTCCGGCAACGTTAACGAGACTTGCAAAACGCCTTGGCTTCGATGGTTTCGACAAATTAAAGGAGGCATTCGCCGATAGCGTCAGGGATCGGCCGGAAAGCTTCGGTGGGAGTGGCGAGGAGTTATTGGCACGAGCGGAGATCGGGGGCGATGGCGTCCTCATATGCGATACAGTGAATGCTTTGCAGGGTCATCTAAGCAGGTTCGCGCAGCCGCCCGCGATTGCCGCGTTGGCGGCAGCAGCCGACCTAATAGCGGAGGCGAAACAAATTTTTTGCATCGGCCGCCGTTCAAGCTTTCCCATCGCGTATCTAATGCACCATGTTGGATCATTGCTTGGCTCTCCCACAACATTGATCGATGGGATGGGCGGTGCCTCCGATGATGCGCTTCGGTCTGTCGGCCCAGAAGACATTTTGCTAGCGGTCACAGTCAACCCTTACACTCGCTTCACAGTACAGGCAGCCGAGTTTGCCGTATCCCGTGGTGCAAAACTCGTCGCTTTGACGGACAGCGAACTGTCTCCAATCGCCAAGATTTCTCAAGCGGTAATCCGCGTTCGCACCGAAGTTCCTTCATTTATTCACACGATGACGCCGGCATTGGCCGCAGTAGAATGTCTCATGGAACTGGTCGCCGCGAGACGCGGGAGCTTCGCTCTTCGAGCTCTGGCTGACCATGAAGAACAACTTATGGAATTCGACACTTATGTCCTGAAGAGCGGCGTCGGCAAGAACTCTCATGACTAA
- a CDS encoding winged helix-turn-helix transcriptional regulator: MSKNETNRDFHSAAVLITARDDCSGQFLECACKYINTSHGNALAKHFQEATPDVVFLRTHFPDVETQTFCIRLRLSRRARSTSIIAIAAVADEVTQEDKVAFDDNEHVSRSREIALTSIGRILDGSCRSSIPSHQELLAFHDIELDVATHYVRRNGRTIHLAPTQFRLLEHFMRNPYRAYSRDELKNAAWPHAVHIGPRTIDVHIGNLRAALNRDSDRDLIRTVRSVGYALSEKPDS; the protein is encoded by the coding sequence ATGTCGAAGAACGAGACTAATCGGGATTTCCACTCAGCGGCGGTGCTGATCACTGCACGAGACGATTGCTCTGGTCAGTTCTTGGAATGCGCATGTAAGTACATCAATACCAGCCATGGGAACGCCCTCGCCAAACACTTCCAAGAGGCAACGCCAGATGTGGTGTTTCTTAGGACGCATTTCCCTGACGTTGAGACGCAGACGTTCTGTATTCGCCTGCGTCTTTCTCGCCGGGCGCGGTCAACGTCGATCATTGCGATTGCGGCGGTTGCTGACGAAGTAACTCAAGAAGACAAGGTCGCGTTCGATGACAATGAGCATGTTAGCCGATCGCGAGAGATAGCGCTGACGAGCATCGGCAGAATCTTGGACGGCTCGTGTCGGAGTTCCATTCCCAGCCATCAAGAACTACTTGCCTTTCACGACATTGAATTGGATGTGGCCACCCACTATGTGCGCCGAAACGGCCGGACGATTCATCTAGCTCCAACCCAGTTCCGCTTGCTGGAGCACTTTATGAGGAACCCATACCGGGCGTACTCGCGAGATGAACTAAAGAATGCAGCTTGGCCCCATGCCGTTCATATCGGGCCTCGCACCATCGATGTTCACATCGGTAACTTGCGCGCGGCACTAAATAGGGATAGCGACCGCGATCTGATACGGACTGTAAGATCTGTCGGCTACGCGCTTTCCGAAAAACCGGATTCGTAA
- a CDS encoding transposase: MSIHQLEILAGSMRRRKFTRTSKESIVSETLTGEMTVTEVARRHDVDRSLVYRWRRELGVAERAEEPRAFVPVKVQQAPDSAMGMPAATASSAIEIHVGRGRSVRVTRDFDASTLSRVLDVLEGR, translated from the coding sequence GTGTCTATCCATCAGCTTGAGATTTTGGCGGGCAGTATGCGGCGCCGGAAGTTCACACGAACTTCCAAGGAATCGATCGTTTCGGAGACGCTGACTGGCGAGATGACGGTGACGGAGGTTGCGCGACGTCACGACGTTGATCGGTCACTGGTTTATCGGTGGCGTCGTGAGCTTGGTGTTGCAGAGAGAGCGGAAGAGCCGCGCGCCTTCGTTCCGGTGAAGGTACAACAGGCGCCGGACTCGGCAATGGGAATGCCGGCTGCGACGGCGTCTTCTGCGATCGAAATCCATGTTGGCCGGGGCCGGTCGGTGCGGGTCACTCGTGACTTTGATGCCTCGACGTTGTCGCGCGTGCTTGATGTGCTGGAGGGACGATGA
- a CDS encoding 1-aminocyclopropane-1-carboxylate deaminase — protein sequence MLEKFERYPLTFGPTPIEKLDRLSEYLGGKVEIYAKREDCNSGLAFGGNKLRKLEYIIPDAIASNADTLVSIGGVQSNHTRMVAAVAAKIGMKCLLVQEDWVPYEDAVYDRVGNILLSRILGAEVRLVDDGFDIGIRSSWERALDDVKQKGGRPYAIPAGASVHKYGGLGYVGFAEEVRAQEKQLGFAFDYIVVCTVTGSTQAGMVVGFAKDGRQRNVIGIDASATPLQAQSQVLNIARQTAKLVELGREIANDDVVLLADYAHPRYGIPSEETNEAIRLCARLEGMMTDPVYEGKSMQGMIDLISKGFFPKGSRLLFAHLGGAPAINAYSDTFRDG from the coding sequence ATGCTTGAAAAATTCGAACGATATCCCCTAACCTTCGGCCCTACGCCTATCGAAAAGCTTGACCGCCTCAGCGAGTATCTAGGGGGAAAGGTGGAGATCTATGCCAAGCGCGAGGACTGCAACTCGGGTCTGGCGTTCGGCGGCAACAAGCTCCGCAAACTCGAGTACATCATCCCCGACGCGATCGCGTCCAATGCCGATACGCTTGTTTCCATTGGTGGCGTGCAGTCCAACCATACCCGTATGGTTGCCGCAGTTGCCGCCAAGATCGGCATGAAATGCCTTCTGGTGCAGGAGGATTGGGTACCATATGAGGATGCTGTATACGATCGCGTTGGCAATATCCTCTTAAGCCGGATCTTGGGAGCGGAGGTCCGGCTGGTCGACGACGGCTTCGATATCGGCATCCGCAGCAGTTGGGAACGGGCGCTCGACGACGTCAAGCAAAAGGGCGGCAGACCCTATGCGATCCCAGCCGGTGCGTCTGTCCATAAATATGGCGGCTTGGGTTATGTGGGTTTTGCCGAGGAAGTGCGCGCGCAGGAAAAACAGCTTGGTTTTGCCTTTGACTATATCGTGGTTTGCACTGTGACGGGTTCGACGCAAGCCGGCATGGTCGTTGGGTTCGCCAAGGATGGACGACAGCGCAATGTGATCGGCATCGATGCTTCGGCAACTCCCCTCCAAGCCCAGTCGCAGGTGCTCAACATCGCCCGGCAAACTGCAAAGCTCGTCGAACTCGGAAGAGAAATCGCCAATGATGATGTGGTACTGCTCGCGGACTATGCGCACCCCCGTTATGGCATTCCTTCCGAAGAAACAAACGAGGCCATCCGCCTTTGTGCTCGGCTGGAGGGCATGATGACTGATCCCGTCTACGAGGGGAAATCAATGCAAGGGATGATAGATCTCATCAGCAAAGGCTTCTTTCCGAAAGGATCAAGGCTCCTATTCGCGCATCTCGGCGGCGCGCCGGCAATCAATGCGTACAGCGACACGTTTCGCGACGGCTGA
- a CDS encoding NifX-associated nitrogen fixation protein: MTSPSNLANILADDDSDAMATPFMKRLVRLVRAQDAHGSWDGKSDTDLLADFIVTKEQRRQMPIIGDPDPDVIWRLQIFYTCVGLEIEGHSGLVASSIVTMNPEGFGRVVLTTGRLVVLSKTLRDVHRFGFETLRKLTEAGTRLVDDAVIAIKAHPDVARAP, from the coding sequence ATGACTTCGCCCAGCAACCTTGCGAACATACTCGCAGATGATGACAGCGACGCTATGGCAACCCCGTTCATGAAACGTCTGGTTCGCCTGGTGAGGGCGCAGGATGCTCATGGGTCGTGGGACGGAAAATCGGACACTGACCTGCTTGCCGATTTCATCGTGACGAAGGAGCAGCGCCGGCAGATGCCGATCATCGGCGACCCCGATCCGGACGTAATTTGGAGGCTTCAAATCTTTTACACCTGCGTCGGGCTTGAAATCGAGGGGCACTCCGGCCTCGTTGCATCCTCGATCGTGACGATGAATCCCGAGGGCTTTGGGCGAGTGGTTCTCACGACAGGGCGTTTGGTCGTTTTGTCGAAAACGCTCCGAGACGTCCATCGGTTCGGCTTTGAGACGCTTCGCAAACTCACCGAGGCCGGCACGAGATTGGTCGATGATGCCGTCATCGCCATTAAAGCCCATCCCGATGTGGCGCGGGCGCCATGA
- the nifX gene encoding nitrogen fixation protein NifX, protein MTAVRRLSLVTDEGPAPAPECPKGVLRVAIATQDLKRLNAHFGSAKLFAVYDVTPTGWEIVEAVDFGEATDESGKHTNDGGTDRIAMRVEALKGCHLLFCLAIGGPSAAKVVAAKIHPIKVPEPSSIEEVLTRTQTMLKTAPPPWLRKVLADAGMGLAKPFFDDED, encoded by the coding sequence ATGACGGCCGTCAGACGTCTTTCACTCGTCACTGACGAGGGGCCTGCCCCTGCGCCAGAGTGCCCGAAGGGAGTTCTGCGCGTTGCGATCGCGACGCAGGACCTGAAGAGGCTGAATGCCCATTTCGGATCTGCCAAGCTTTTTGCAGTCTATGACGTCACCCCAACCGGTTGGGAAATCGTCGAAGCCGTCGATTTTGGTGAGGCAACTGACGAAAGCGGCAAGCACACGAACGACGGCGGCACCGATCGCATCGCGATGAGGGTCGAGGCGTTGAAGGGATGTCATCTGCTGTTCTGCCTTGCGATCGGCGGCCCCTCCGCCGCGAAGGTCGTCGCGGCAAAAATCCATCCGATCAAGGTGCCCGAGCCATCTTCCATCGAGGAGGTGCTGACGCGCACCCAGACCATGCTGAAAACGGCCCCGCCGCCATGGCTGCGCAAGGTGCTTGCAGATGCCGGCATGGGTCTCGCCAAGCCGTTCTTCGACGACGAAGATTAA